The following are from one region of the Amedibacterium intestinale genome:
- a CDS encoding DUF7768 domain-containing protein: MTNKEYRPLVYICSKYRGDIKTNVENARKYCRFALDNMTIPIAPHLLYPQFMNDDDPNERYLAVHTINYVLLGKCRELWVFGKEFSDGMQREIDIAKRRKMKIRYFSEEMEEQA; this comes from the coding sequence ATGACTAATAAGGAATATAGACCGCTTGTTTACATCTGTAGTAAGTATCGTGGGGATATAAAAACAAATGTAGAAAATGCTCGTAAGTACTGCAGATTTGCACTTGATAACATGACAATTCCTATTGCTCCCCACCTTTTATACCCACAGTTTATGAATGATGATGATCCAAATGAGAGATACTTAGCCGTTCATACGATTAACTATGTACTTTTAGGTAAATGCAGAGAACTATGGGTATTTGGCAAAGAATTCTCTGATGGAATGCAAAGAGAAATTGATATTGCTAAAAGAAGAAAAATGAAAATTAGATATTTTTCTGAAGAAATGGAGGAGCAAGCATAA